A single genomic interval of Sulfurovum sp. TSL6 harbors:
- a CDS encoding Wzz/FepE/Etk N-terminal domain-containing protein, producing MQNNTQYIQEDKIYLRELFSILKKRKKLILGVTVLFTLLAVIYAFNAKAIYQGQALIEIGEVVNENQVVNDNHQKTIISLDNINNLKNIVIQAKKIDATVPKNTNNLLILTSNGSDIEEINIHIQTAIDYILQRHKDKIKLYKGSNAKVRMTQTIGNIIISDKPIKPKKMLITIVAFITGLMFSIFLAFFIEFLQGIKEEEKEEV from the coding sequence TTGCAAAACAACACTCAATACATACAAGAAGATAAAATTTATCTAAGAGAACTTTTTTCTATACTTAAAAAACGTAAGAAACTAATATTAGGAGTGACTGTACTCTTTACTCTACTTGCAGTAATTTATGCATTCAATGCAAAAGCCATATATCAGGGTCAAGCACTTATAGAAATTGGTGAAGTTGTCAATGAAAATCAAGTTGTAAATGACAATCATCAAAAGACAATTATTTCACTTGATAATATTAATAACTTAAAGAATATTGTTATTCAAGCAAAGAAAATTGATGCTACTGTCCCTAAAAACACCAATAACCTTTTAATATTGACAAGTAACGGCTCAGATATTGAGGAAATAAATATCCATATACAAACTGCAATCGATTATATATTACAGCGTCATAAAGATAAAATAAAACTTTACAAAGGTTCTAATGCCAAAGTACGAATGACACAAACTATTGGGAATATCATAATAAGTGATAAGCCTATCAAACCCAAAAAAATGCTAATTACTATTGTAGCATTTATTACCGGTTTAATGTTTTCTATATTTTTAGCATTCTTTATAGAATTTTTACAAGGTATAAAGGAAGAAGAAAAAGAAGAAGTTTAG